The DNA window CGTGGACGATCGTTTACGACAGGTTAAAGAATCGGATCGCTTGCTTTGCCAGATCGACAAGCGGCGTGAAATACACGCCAAGTACGATCGTTGGTACGAGGAACACGAAAATGTATGCCTGCGAATACCATGAGAATCGGATCGTGCCATCGGCCTGCACATCGGCGGCATCGGTCAACGGCGCGGTCTGCTCGTCAGCCTGCTTGATGAACATCGCCTGCATGACGCGGACATAATAATAGAGCGACACCACCGAGTTCAGCGCCATCACGATCGCAAGCCAGAGCCACTGGGGCTGCTTTAAGATCGCAAGGAAAATATAGAACTTGCCGATGAAGCCTACCGTAAGCGGTATGCCGGTAAGCGAGACTAAGAACAACGAGAATGTGACGGCAAGCATTGGCGACTTTTTCGCAAAGCCCTTATAGTCTTCAACCTCTTCCGAACCGATCTTGTTGGCGATCAGCATCACGACATAGAACCCGCCGAGGTTCATGAAGAGATAAGCGATCAGATACATGATGATCGACACCACGCCTGCATCCGACGCGCCCGGTGAAAGACCGATCACTTTCTGGCCGGCGCCGATCGTCACCAGACCGACAAGCATATACCCGGCATGCGCAATCGTCGAATACGCGAGCATACGTTTCACGTTCGATTGTCGCAATGCCGAGAAATTCCCCAGCGACATCGTCAGTGCTGCAATGACAGCGATTGCAAGCGGCCAATTGATCCATGGCTGCAACGTCTGACCATTTGCCGGCATCGCGAAGATCAGGAACCGCATGAGCATCGCAAATCCGCCGGCCTTCGACGCGACCGAGAGCAATGCAGTGACCGGGATCGGAGCTCCTTCGTACACGTCCGGTGTCCAGAAATGGAACGGGGCTGCGCTCACCTTGTACCCCATGCCGACAAGCGACAGAAGCACGGCACTCCAAAGTGCAGTGGTATTCACCGAGCCCATCACGAATTGTCCTTCAAGAATCTGTCGGATCGCAGTAATGTTCGTCGTACCGGTCAGTCCGTACAGGATAGAAAATCCGTAGATCATCAGCCCGGAACTGAATGCTCCGAAGAGCACATATTTCATCGACGCTTCGGTGCTCTTGGCATTGTCCTTCATGAAGCCTGCCATGATGTAGCTCGAAATGGAGACCAGTTCGAGTGACACATACATCATTACCAGATCCATCGACTCGGCCATCAGGAACATGCCGAGCGTCATGGCGAGCAAGAGTGAGTAGAACTCGCCGTTACGTCGGCCGCGCTCTTCGATCTCGCGAGACATCAACGACATACCGATCACGAGCATACCGGAAAGCGAAATGATCAGCTTGAAAAGCACCGCGAAGTTATCGACAACCGCCATCGAATAGAAGACATCCATTGTCTTCGTCATCGAATTCGCCATCGGCGGGAAGAGCGTCATCGTGTACGGGAAGATGCCTGTGCCACCTTGCCACGATTGATTGGGTGTCCACCACGTCATCTGCGTCAGCGACTCGACGAACGCCGCCGCAAGCACCAGTAGTGCGAACGACCCGACAAGTTTCTTGCCGGCCTTGTCTTTGATGAACAGATCGAGAATGATGGCGAGCAGGAACCCACCGGTCACGATCGTCTCCGGCACGAACTTCGTCATGCTCTCAGCGACGAACTGACCGACGCTTCCGGCGCCCAGTGCGACTGTCTCAAGTAATGATACGTGCATACACTTCGCGTTGAACTCACAAGTCCGCCTCAGACGGCGGACTCATGCAGAAAAAATTACTTCAGGATCGAGGCGGCCTGTGCGGCGTGCGGCGCGGCTTTGTGGACGAAGTCCGCAAGCTGGTTCACACTCGTCATCATCAGGTTCAGGATCGGCGCCGGGTAAATACCCAGGAAGATCACGATCACTGCAAGCGGCACGAGCGCGACAAGCTCGCGGCCGTCGATATCGACGAGACCGTTCCAACGCTCCGGCAGCGTGCCGAGGAACATGCGCTGGAGTGCCCAGAGCATATATGCGGCCGTGAGAATGATACCGAGCGTCGAGAGAATCGTCCAGAACTGGAAGGCCTGGAACGAGCCCAAGAAGACGAACGCCTCGCTAATGAAGCCCGAGAAGCCCGGCAGACCGAGTGACGCGAAGTAGCAGATCACGACGAGCGCGAAGTACTTCGGCATCTTGTTTGCCAAACCGCCGAACTCATTGAGTCCGCGCGTATGAGCCTGATCGTAGAGCACACCAACGCTCAAGAAGAGCATTGCCGTGATCGTCCCGTGATTGAACATCTGGAAAATTGCACCGGCCATGCCCTGCGAATTCAGCGATGCCATGCCAAGGAGCACATAGCCCATGTGGCTGACCGACGAATAGGCGATAAGCTTCTTCAAATCCTTCTGAGCCATGGCACAGAATGCACCATAGACGATATTGATGAAGCCGAAGATCACGAGATACTGACTCGTCGCAACGGCGATCTCGGGGAAGATACCGTAGCAAATACGAAGGATACCATACGTACCCATCTTGAGCAATACGCCTGCAAGAATCACCGAGATAGCAGTCGGTGCTTCGACGTGTGCATCCGGCAACCAGGTATGGAATGGGAACATCGGGATCTTGATGGCGAAGCCGAGGAAGAGTCCGAGATAACCGATGTAGCGCCAGGTCGTCATCGAACCCGCAAAGATCGAGCCGGCCATGTGGTTCGCCGGGTTCATCATGTCGAGCAGGTTGAACGTGTGGTACGGCGTACCGCCCATGTTTACGACCGTCGTCATGTTCAGCCCGATCATGACCAGAAGCATGAAGATCGAACCGAAGAGCGTATAGATGAAGAACTTGATCGCTGCATACTCGCGGCGTGGTCCGCCCCAGATACCGATGAGGAAATACATCGGCAACAGCATCAACTCCCAGAAGATATAGAAGAGGAAGAAGTCGAGCGAGACGAAAACGCCCATCATTCCTGTCACGAGCAAGAGATACATCATGAAGTATCCCTTCTCGTTCTTATGGATCGAGAAACTGGCGATCGCGCCAACGAAGGCGACGAGCGCCGTCAGCAGCACCATCAGGACCGAGAGTCCGTCGATGCCCATCGCATAGTCAATGGCAATGTTGCCGAAGATCGGCAGGCCACCGAGGCGGATCCAGGAGAAGCGCTCCGTAAACTGGAACTGCTTCGGATCGTTGATTCCGGCGATCGAACCGTTAAAGTTCATCCACAAGATGATGGCAAAGATGATCTGCAATGCCGTCACCGCGACGGTGACGCCTCTGAGCATCTTCACATTCGTCTTCGGCAAGAAGGCGATGACGATCATTCCGAGCACCGGAAGGAACGTCAGGATCGATAGGATCGGAAAGTTAAATGGCATAATCGTTACTCAAAATACCTTCAATAAAAATTATTTAATCACCACGCGGCTCACGAGTATATCACCTTCGCCCGTCTGCAGACGCACGATATACACGCCGCTCGCAAGGCCCGCCACCGGCAGTTCCCAGCGGTTTGCACCGGCCGCGAAGACGCCCGCATCGTAAGATCCGACGGTCCGGCCGAGCATATCGCTGATCGAGATTGCGACGCGGCTCTCGCCCGCGAGGTTGAAATACGCCATTGCCACCGTCGAGGCGGGGTTTGGCGACACCCGAAGATCGCTCGTGCGGTTGCCACTCACGGTCGGCACGGCATCGACATACACATTGTCGCCGGTGATCGAGACCGTCAGGTGAAGCGTTGCCGAATAATCGCTCGACTGCACCTGAATATCCATCGGCAACTGCTTGCCGTTGTCGGTCGTATCGCGCACGAAAAGAAAATCGCCGGACTTGGTGCCGCCACTGGCGATCGTCCCGAGCGATACAGCGGTACTATGCACGGTATATCCGCTCTTCGGCAGTAAGGTAGCGGTAAAGTTCGCAGCGCCGCCGGTGTTCTTGAACGTCACCGACAGATCGTACTGCTTATTGATATAATCGAGCGAACCGTTCGTCTTGCCGTCGATACTGTACGAGTTGATCGACAGATTCGGCTTGGTCGTATCGACCCAAACATTGTCGCCAGTGATCTCGAGTGTCAAATACAGGGAGTCTTTATATTTCGCACCGTCGGTGACATAGAACACCATCGGAAGCTGCATGCCGTCGTCCGACGAATCGCGCGTAAACTTGAACACGCCGTTTGCCGTCGCATCGGTATTGAGCGCACCGAACGATGCCGAAGCCTGCTGTACGGTATAGCCGCCCTGCTGCACCAGCCTCACTGAAAGAGCATTGCCATTATTGCCGAGCAGATTACGGAAGGTGATCGAGAGCGCGTACTGCTTATTAAGATAATTCAATGTCCCGCTCGGCGTACCGTCCACACTGTATGACGAGATCACAAGTGCAGGAGTCTTTGCAGGGATCAGCGCATTTGCCGCATTCACTCGGCCCCAGTAGAGGTTACGATCGGTCGGCGACTTCAGCGCATCGACGGTCGAGACGATCTGGCTCTTTAAGATCTTCGGTGTCCAGTTCGGGTATCGCGATGCAAGCAATCCGGCAACACCGACAGTGTACGGACAGGAGAAGGACGTCCCGCCGGAGCTCCCATAGCTCGAATTCCCCGGAAACTCGGTCGACCAGATATTTGCACCCGGAGCATAGACATCCACACGATGGCCGTAGTTCGAAAAGCCAGTCACATGATCGTTCTCATCGGATGCGCCGACGGTCAGTACATTCGCATCGAGCGACGCGGGGATAAACGGAGTCGCGTCGATATTTGCACTGTTGTTGCCGGCCGCTGCAACGACAAGCGCGTTATGTGCGGTGGCATAATCGATGATCGAGTTCAAGAATGCAATATCGCTCGGCGTTGCGCCCGACGCATCGCCACCCCACGAACAATTAATGACCCGGGCCCCATGCATCGCAGCATACGTAATTCCTTCGTATCCGAAGCTGATATTGCCTGCATTCTTCCCGGTATCGGCAGTACACTTGATCGGCAAGTAGTGGCAATTGAACCCGACACCGGCAACGCCGAGTCCATTATCCGGTGTCGCGGCAAGACAGCCGGCGACGAACGTGCCATGTCCTTCATTCGGTCCGGGCATCGGGTCGTTGTCGCCTTTGTAGGTGCTGGTGTGGTCGGCACCCGACGAACTGCCTAGATCCCAGCCGTGCCAATTATCGACATACCCGTCACCATCGTCATCGACGCCGTTCGACCGCTTGTCTTTCCCTTTCGAATCCGTCCCCATCTCGCCCGGATTCGTCTGAAGGTTTGACATCAGATCCTCGTGAAGATAGTTCGTCCCTTCATCGAGCACGGCAAGCACCACCGATGACGAACCCTTCGTGGTGTTCCATGCCGTCGGCACGCTCATGAGGTTCAGGCCATACTGATCGCCGCTGGTGAAGTGCGGATCGTTCGGTTGATAGCACGGTTTGAAAATGAAGCGGCGGCTGACGAGCTCGACTTCCGGCAATGTCATCAGCATCGATTCGATCCGTTCTGCCGAGAGCCCTTCGTTGCTATACACGATATTGGCAATCGTTTTCACGAAGCCGTCCGACTGTCGCGGATCGTCGCCGTCGAGGCCGAGGAATGGTTGGATGTCACGCACACCGATTGTCTCGAACGCACGATCGAGATCGGCAAAACCCGTCGTCGTGCCCGCATGCAGATGCGAGGCCACGATCTTGCTCGACGGCTTGAATTTGATATAGAGAAAATTCTGCTGGAAGACGGCACCGCCCTTGGTGAAGCTCTGCGGCTGTTGGGCGAACGCCACCGTACCGAGCGCCGCCAGCAGCAATGCAATAGAATATGTTCTGATCGAGTGCGTCACGTAGGGTGGTCTCCTCTGGTTACATCAACTTGAAACCGTACGACAACAACAGGAACACGGCGACGACACCGGCGAGCGTCCAGGCCAGATACGTCTGGATGCGTCCCGTCTGGAACGAGCGGAATGCCATGCCGATCACCTGCGAAATTCCGGCGACAAGGTTGACCAGTCCGTCAACGATATACTTATCGATCCAACCGCTGATCATCGATACCGCAACCGTCAGTTTACCGACGCCGTTGACCATGCCGTCGACGATATTCGTATCGAACCATGCGCAAGAGCGCGAGATCAGCATAAACGAACCGACGAAGACAAAATCATAGAGCTCGTCGATGTACCACTTGTTCAAGCTGAAGTTGTAAAGTGGCTTCAAGGCCGAGGCAAGCTTATCGACGAGCGTCGTATTCTTCAGATATAAGAACCACGCAAGCGCAATACCGCTCAGCGCAACGACGATCGAGATGATCATGCCCATACCGGCGACTTCGTGCGTCTTATGCTCGAGCGCTTCCTGATGCGGAGCGAGTTCGATCGCTTCCTGCTTCAGTGCTGAGTGCTCAGTGCTGAGTGCTGAGTGCTCGGCAGCAGCGGGACCTTCCACATGTGCAAATTTCGGCGCAGTATTCGCCGGGACGATCTGAGCAGGCGTTGCTGCCCACTTCTTCATAAACCAGCCGTTCGCCGGATCGATCGGGTTTGCACCGTACCAAATCCAGATCGAGAGCGTCGCAAGAATCATCAACGGTACGGTCATTACCTTCGGCGATTCATGGACGTGCTCGAAAATCTCGGGCTTGCGTGGCTTGCCGAAGAACGTCATGAAGACCTGACGCCACATGTAAAAGGCCGTCATCATCGCAACACCAAACCCGAAGATCGGCAGGATACCTGCGATGCCGCCTTGTAACGCGGAGTAGGCCGTTGTACCGGCAAGAATTTCATCTTTCGACATGAAGCCGCTCATGAGCGGAATACCGCTGATTGCGAGCGTCGCAACGATAAATGTCGTCGCAGTGATCGGCATCTTCTTGTAGAGGCCGCCCATGTTGCGCATATCCTGCGGATCGGTGTGATGATCGTGCAAGTGATGCAGCGAATGGTGCATCGCATGGATCACCGAACCCGAACCGAGGAAGAGACACGCTTTGAACATTGCGTGCGTCACGAGGTGGAAAAATCCTGCGCTGAAGGCGCCCACACCAAGCGCCATGATCATGTACCCAAGCTGTGACACCGTCGAGTATGCAAGTACTTTCTTGATGTCGTTCTGTGTCAGAGCGATCGAAGCGGCGAGGAAGCTCGTGAAGCCGCCGATCATTGCAACGACGAGCATCGCGTCGCCGGTCAGGATCGGGAAGATGCGGCACGTCAGATACACACCGGCTGCAACCATCGTTGCAGCGTGGATCAGTGCGGACACTGGCGTCGGGCCTTCCATTGCATCGGGAAGCCACACATGCAACGGGAATTGTGCGCTCTTGCCGACCGCACCGCAAAAGATCAATACGCCGGCAACCGTGAGCGTTGTCTCGGGGCTCAAGCCCAAGAGACTGAAATTCGCCGGAAGCCCGGCATGAATCGCGGCAAAGATCTTCGAGAAATCGAATGTGTGGAACGTCGTGAACATCAACATCAACCCTGTCCACATGCCGACGTCGCCGACACGATTGACGATGAATGCTTTCTTCGACGCCTGCTGTGGGCCTGGCTTCTCATACCAGTGCGAGATCAGCGCATAACTCGAAAATCCGACAAGCTCCCAGAAGATATAGAGCGAGAGTAAATTATTGCCGAGGACGATACCGAGCATCGAGAAGGTAAAGATGCCGAGATAGGCGAAGTACCGCGAGTAGCGGATATCGTCGTGCATGTACTCGCTGGAAAACAGATGCACCAGGAACGAGATCAAGGTCACGACCACAAGCATGATCGCCGTCAGGTTGTCGATCATGACGCCGGTCGTCAGGTCCCACTGTCCGACGCCGGGGACGTTGCCGAAGCTGATCCAGTTGGTCGTCCAGTTGATCGTTTCTGCCGATCCGGTGAGCTTATTGACGCAGATATAGATCGCCAGCGCCAGTGCAGTGCCGAGGATCGGCAAGCCCACCATGTGCGCCTTGTGCATCAATCGTTTCTGATTGAAGATAATGATCAGGAACGACAGCAGCGGCAGTCCCAGAATTACCAGCGATAATGCTATCAGTTGGTGCATAATACTCAGTAGCTCAGTATATAGTGGAACCGGCGTTGAGCCGGTTCGCTCCGGCAAGAAGCCGGAGCCACTTCCTTAGTCCCGCAACGAATCTGCGTCGGCAGGATTGACGGTCTTGAAATTTTTGAATACGTTCAGTACGATCGCCAGCGCGACTGCTGCTTCGGCAGCGGCGACGACGATCACAAAGATCGAGGCCATCTGGCCGCCGATATTGATGCCACCGAACCGGCTAAAGCCGATGAAGTTCAGATTAGCGGCATTCAAGATCAGCTCGGCACCCATAAGGATGGCGATGACATTCCGGCGCGAGAGCATCGTAAAGACGCCCAGCACGAAGAGTGCGGCGCTGGCGAACAAGTAGTGATTGAGTCCGATGGTCATACGAGATTGTTCGCTTAGTTGTTGGCGGTTAACGCATCGCTCAGGGCTTCTTCCTTCGGTGTCGGCTCTTTGCGCGCGATCATTGCTGCCCCAATTAGTGCGACAAGCAATACGACCGACACGATCTCGAACGGCAGCAGATAATCGTTGAGCATCAACTTGCCGATCTCGGTTGCCGTACCGCTCGAGCCTTCGCCCTTCTTCATTTCTTCCGGCGTACCGTACTTGACGTTCAGGATGCGCTCGTTCGCATCTTTATTCCACGGGCTCGACGCCCAAGGCTGGCTCTTGTAGGTCGGGAAGGTAGAAACGGTCTGCGACTTACCGTCTGGCGTCTTGATCGTCTTCGTCGCATCGCTGCCGAAATATGCCATGCAGAGAATAGCGAATAGGCCGAGCGACAATAGCCCCGCCGCCCATCGCGATCCCGAACTCATCGTGATGTTCGCGCTCGCGATGCGGTTGGTGAGCATGACGCCGAAGATCAAGAGGATCAGGATGCCGCCGACATACACCATCAACTGCGTGATGGCCAGGAAGTCGGCATTTGCCATGACGTACAGCCCTGCAACCCCGAAGAATGTAAAGAGCAGCGCGAACGCCGCATACACGATATTCTTCGAGAATGCCGTGACGAAGGCACCACCAAGGGTGACCACGAGAAATATATAGAAGATCAGATCGAACATGTACGTTTCTTCCGAATGTACTGTATAACTTTGGCGGTGCTACCGTCGGACGAATCGGATCGGACCGGCGGCGCAACACAACTCACACTTTACTCAGCTCTTCGCCTGGAACGGGGGCGGCTTCACTCCGCCCGGCTTCGCAGCGAATGGCGGTGGCTTGACCCCACCGGCGGCTGCAGGCGGCGGCGTTACCGGTGCTGCAGCCGGAGCGGCTGCGGCGGCCTTTGCCTTTTCTTCGGCCTGCTTTGCGCGTTCGGCGGCCAGACGCTCTTCGTCCTTCTTGGCAGCCTCCGTGCGCTTGGCAGCCTCATCCGCGTTCATCGTCGCGTAATTATAGATCAGATTCACGCGATCGAATTCGCTAAACTCATAGACATCCGTCATGCGGATGCATTCGGTCGGGCATGGGAACGTGCACAGACCGCAATAGCAGCATTTCGCAATATCGATATCGAACCGCGTTACCCAGAGCGACTTCTTCTTGCCCTGCGATGTCGTACCGAGTTGGTCGCCGGGGACGCCCTTAGCCGTATCGATAGTGATACAATTCACCGGGCACGCACGCGCACACTGGTCGCAGCCGATGCAATCGTCCATATTGACATAGAGACGGTTGCGGGCACGCTCCGGCATGATGTAGCGGTCCTCGGGGTTCGGATATTGACGCGTGACCTTCGGCTGAAGCAAATGCTTCATCACGATGCCCATTCCCTTGAGCGCCGTTCCGAGTCCGTCTTTGATATCGCTAAAGTATCCTGCCATGTTTTGAATTGACAATTGAGATCCGAGCGGCTCGGGCGACCCCGAACGTCTCTCGGACGTCATTCATCGATATACACATTCTCCTGCCACTCATTTGCTTCGGCATCCGGCACCAGCATCGCGCCGATGACCCCGATGATCTGGATCGAATGGCCGCCGATCGTCAGTACCTGGGCGATGTTGCCCGGGACGACAGCCTGAAGCCACCGTGCAATGTAGCCGACCGACGCAAGCCAGCCGGTCGCTGCGGCAAGCGTCCCGAATAAGAAGATCGCTCCGAACGCAAGCCGTTTCTCCACATCGCTCCTTAGTGCACCAGCCAGGTCACGAGCGTTCCGATGACGAGCACCGTCGCCATGCCGAACGGGATCATGACCTTCCAGCAGATATTCATCAGTTGGTCGACGCGCAAGCGCGGCAGTGTCCAACGGATCCAGATCTGAATGAGCACAAAAAAGATCGCTTTCCCGACGAACCAGAACAGGCCCATCACCGGCCCACCGAGCACATCGCCGAACGGCGAATTCCACCCGCCGAGAAACAACACCGAGGCGATCGCGCTGACGACGAACATATTCGCATATTCCGCCAGGAAGAACAGCGCGAACTTCATAGCCGAATACTCCGTGTGATACCCGGCGACGAGTTCGGATTCTGCTTCGGGAATATCGAACGGCACACGGTTCGTTTCCGCGAGCGATGCGACGATATAAATCACAAAGGCGACAAGCATGAACGGCGTCAGCAACCAGGAGTAGCCGCCGCCAAACCCGGCCAAATGCTTCGGACCGCCGAAGAGAAACCAGTTTTGAATACCGCCTTCCTGCAACTTCGAGATGGTCTGCATATCCATCGAACCGGCAACCATCACGACACAAAGGATGGCAAGCCCGGTCGGAATTTCGTAGCTGACGATCTGTGCGACCGAACGCATCGAGCCGAAGAGCGAATACTTATTGTTCGATCCCCATCCTGCCATCAAGAGACCAACGACCACGAGGCCGCTCGCCGCGACGATATAGAAAATACCGAGATTGATTCGGGCGCCGATATATGCAGCCGAGAACGGCAGCGCAGCAAAGCCGAGATAGCTCCCGATAAAGACGATAAACGGCGACATATTGAAGAGCTTCTTATCGGCATCCTTCGGCGAAATATCTTCCTTTTGCAGAAGTTTCAGGATGTCGGCGATCGGCTGCAGCAAACCCATCGGCCCGGTGCGCATCGGTCCGAGTCGGTCCTGCAAGAATGCGGAAAGTTTCATTTCCGCATAGATCGCGAAGAGTGCATAGAGCAAGATCACCACAAGCGGCATCGCCGAATACACGACGACCGCAAGGATGTCGGAAAGGTCTCCCTTCCCGAGCAAGCTTACCAACAGATCTCGAAGTCCGTCAAACATGTACTGTTTGCTTTGTCAGTTACTACTCAACGATTATCACTGCGAGCGAAGCGAAGCAATCTATGATCTCGAAGCGGGCGATGCACCCGAACATTCCAGATTGCTTCGTCGGGCTAAAGCCCTCCTCGCAATATCATTAATATTTACCGATCCACTTCTCCGAGCACGATATCGATCGAGCCGAGGATGATGATCAAGTCCGCCATCAGGTAGCCGCGCGAGATGATCGGCAGCAACGCTAAGTTCGTGAAGGCTGGCGAGCGAACTTTGACACGCCACGGATTCACGTTGTCTTTCGACACAATGTAATACCCAAGCTCTCCGCGCGGATTCTCGGTACGCGAGTAGATCTCGCCGACCGGCGGCTTGATGCGCTTCGGGATCGCCTTCTGGACGTCCGTCTTGTCATTCTGCGGGAATTGCTCGAGGATCTGCTCGATGATATTGAGCGACTGTTCCCACTCGAGCATTCTGACCCAGTGACGATCGAAGCAATCGCCGACTTGCCCGATCATTCCGGTGCCGACGGCGACCTCGAACTCAAAACGATCATATATGGAATATGGGTCGTCGCGGCGAAGGTCCCACTTCACGCCCGAACCGCGGAGCATCGGTCCGCTGGCGCCCATATTGATCGCGACGTCCGGCTTGAGGACGCCGACGTTCGCTGTGCGCTCGAGGAAGATCTTGTTGAACGTCAGCAGTTCGTTGACTTCCTTATGTGTGGCGCGATTCTTCTTGACGAATGCGCGCACCATGCCGAGCACATCGGGATGCAGATCGTGCGAAAGACCGCCGACCCAGATATAATTATAGAGCAAACGCGCACCGCAGGTCTTCTCGAACATCTCGAGGATATCCTCGCGGTCACGGAAGCAATAGAGGAAGGGAGTGAAGGCACCGACGTCGAGACCGAACGTGCCGACCGCGATCAAGTGCGACGCGATACGCTGCAGCTCCGCGAAGAGCACGCGGATATACTCGACCTTCTCGGGCACTTCGATACCCATCAAACGCTCGACTGC is part of the Bacteroidota bacterium genome and encodes:
- the nuoH gene encoding NADH-quinone oxidoreductase subunit NuoH, with the translated sequence MFDGLRDLLVSLLGKGDLSDILAVVVYSAMPLVVILLYALFAIYAEMKLSAFLQDRLGPMRTGPMGLLQPIADILKLLQKEDISPKDADKKLFNMSPFIVFIGSYLGFAALPFSAAYIGARINLGIFYIVAASGLVVVGLLMAGWGSNNKYSLFGSMRSVAQIVSYEIPTGLAILCVVMVAGSMDMQTISKLQEGGIQNWFLFGGPKHLAGFGGGYSWLLTPFMLVAFVIYIVASLAETNRVPFDIPEAESELVAGYHTEYSAMKFALFFLAEYANMFVVSAIASVLFLGGWNSPFGDVLGGPVMGLFWFVGKAIFFVLIQIWIRWTLPRLRVDQLMNICWKVMIPFGMATVLVIGTLVTWLVH
- a CDS encoding NADH-quinone oxidoreductase subunit D codes for the protein MAEVLHPNLTTAPVPVKVVPAEKVETNRLKTEEMILNIGPQHPSTHGVLRLEAVLDGELVIDVVPHLGYLHRCFEKHCEAMTYPQVVPYVDRMDYLAAMNSEHGYALAVERLMGIEVPEKVEYIRVLFAELQRIASHLIAVGTFGLDVGAFTPFLYCFRDREDILEMFEKTCGARLLYNYIWVGGLSHDLHPDVLGMVRAFVKKNRATHKEVNELLTFNKIFLERTANVGVLKPDVAINMGASGPMLRGSGVKWDLRRDDPYSIYDRFEFEVAVGTGMIGQVGDCFDRHWVRMLEWEQSLNIIEQILEQFPQNDKTDVQKAIPKRIKPPVGEIYSRTENPRGELGYYIVSKDNVNPWRVKVRSPAFTNLALLPIISRGYLMADLIIILGSIDIVLGEVDR